The region AGGCGCGCGCCGCCTATGAAGCGCTGAACAATTTGCCGCCGAAAGCGACGGTCGGCATCGTCGGCGCGGGATTGAGCGGCGTCGAACTCGCCAGCGAACTGGCGGAGAGCCGCCCGGACTTGCACATCAAGCTATTTGACCGCGGCGAGCGCATTTTGCCGATGTTTCCGAAACGGCTGAGCGATTATGTGGAAGGCTGGTTCGTTGAACACAAGGTGGAAATCGTCCGCAACTCCAACGTCACGAAAGTCGAACCGGGCGTCTTGTACAACCACGACGAACCGGTGGAATGCGACGTCATCGTCTGGACGGCCGGCATCCAGCCCAACCGCGTCGTCCGCGAGCTGAATGTCGAAAAGGACAAGCAAGGCCGCGTCGTGCTGACGAAGCGCCATCACATCCCCGGCTATGAAAACGCCTACGTCGTCGGCGACTGTGCGAGCCTGCCCCATTCCCCGAGCGCCCAGCTCGCTGAAGCGCAAGCCGAGCAAATCGTCCAAGTGCTGCAAAAGCGGTGGAACGGCGAAGAACCGCCGCGTGAATTCCCGCCGATCAAATTAAAAGGCATTCTCGGCTCACTCGGCAAAAAGCACGGCTTCGGCCTGCTCGCCGACCGCCCGCTCACCGGCCGGGTGCCGCGTTTGCTGAAATCGGGCATTTTGTGGATGTACAAGCACCACCATGGGTATTGACAGCACGGCTGGGTCTTATTCAGCAAAAAAGGCGGAATTCATTCCGCCTCAGACTGTTGACAAAATGGTTATAAGACAGTTGTCTTATAACCATTTTGTTCCATTTTTAAGGTTGTTTTTCTTGATGAACGAACCAAAATAGATGCATACTCGAATACATACAGAAAGGAGAGGCCCTTTCTCCACAAGTAGTTCGCCAATTTCTTTAAATTCATGGCAGCACAAACAAGCATCGCCTGCATCTGGTTTCTTTCCAATCCTCGATAATTCGTCCAGCGCAGACCATGCTTCTCTTTTAAATCTGCAAAATTCCGTTCAATCGTCTGTTTCCTTAATTCATACAACTCGCGATGTTCTGGTACATATCGTAAATGTTCGGCTTCTTCGTAATACTCTTGCCAAACATGGCGTGTCACGACTTTCGTATGATTTTTGCTTGCTGTACACTTTTGAAGGGATGGACATCCCTGACAGATGGATGGATCTGATTTATACTCCCGATAGCCTTCCCGATTCGTTGTTGAATAAGATAACACTTGGTGATTGGGACAAAGGTAACAGTCAAAATGTTCGTCATATACAAATTCAGATTTTCGGAAGAACCCATCTTTCGTCTTTGGACGAGTATATGGCCAAATCGGATGGATCTCTTGTTCTAATAGGTATTTCGCAATCGCTGGCGTTTTATATCCGGCATCGATGCACACATCTGTTGGGCATCCTTTGATTTCTTGCTTCACTCGCTCAAACAGTTCAAAAAACGCTTGGCTATCATGAACATTGGCGGCAGTGACATACGTGTGTAATATCCAACCATGTCGGTCACAAGCGGTGTGATAAGAGTAAGCAAATACCCGTTCACGTTCATTTTTCACAAACATCCCACTGTCTGGATCTGTTTTACTGACTTTGATTTCTCGTTTTTTTTTATCATTTTCTGGCGGTAGTGGGGATTTCCCATGAGCGATGCGATCTCGCTCAATTTCTTTTTCTAATTCATCTTGATAAGCTTTCGCTTCCACTTCTGCCATTTCTGTTGTGAATTTTCTTTTGTTCGCACTCGCCTTCACATGAGTAGAATCGACAAATACGACACTTGGATCCACAAGCCCGTGTTGAAAGGCTTCTTCCAAGATTCTTGAAAAAATCTTTTGAAAAACATCGGTTCCCGCAAAACGTCGCGTGTAGTTTTTACTTGGTGTCGAATGATGGGGCACAGGATCATGCAGACTCAATCCCAAAAACCAACGATAAGCCACATTTGTTCGAATCTGTTCTACGGTTTCACGCATCGAACGAATCCCAAAGATGTAACGAATCAAATACATTTTGAACAGCACAACGGGATCAAGACTTGGTCGTCCATGGTTAGGAGAATACAAATCCTTGACCATATCGTAGATAAAGGAGAAGTCAATGGCTTTTTCTAGTTTACGAACAAGGTGGTCTTCAGGAACAAGATCATCAATTTTTACCGTTGTTTCGATATGTCTCCGATCTTCTTGGTAACGTTGAAGCATCTTATTCCACTCCTTCAAGATACCCTTATACCTATATATTAAAACAGCTTGTCGACTTTGTCGACAAGCTGAGGCGGAATTCATTCCGCCTTTTTCCCTTCCGGCGTCGACGGTCGATACCCGTATTTCTCCATTTCCGCACAAATCGCCTTCAGCCGCGGATTCCCTTCAGCAACGACGTTCCCTTCCACCACAACAACCGGATACACCCAGTCTTCTTCGACGATCGTCTGCGCAAGCTTCCGCTTCGCCTGATCATCGGCCGGCGGCGCGAAAATATCGACGTACGTCATCACAAACGGCTGATCGGGATATTTGCGGCGCAGCGCGGCCTCGAGCCATTCGTACGTTTCTTTCGACGACGGCAGCTGCACGCATGACGGGCAAATCACGTCAGCCCCATATACACAAATTTCGATCGGTTTGAATGTCATCTACGTCACCCTTTGCGAAAGCAAAATTTATCATTAGATTTTTTTTCTCACCATGATTATAATAAAATAAAGAAAGGAGTCGATGGAAATGACGGATCAAGAAATTAAAGAACAAGTGCAAGAAGTTTTAGATAAACTCCGCCCGTTCCTGCTTCGCGACGGCGGCGACTGCGAACTCGTCGATGTGGAGGACGGCGTCGTGAAACTTCGCCTCCTCGGCGCATGCGGCAGCTGCCCGAGCTCGACGATCACGCTCAAAGCCGGGATTGAGCGCGCGTTGTTTGAAGAAGTGCCGGGCGTCGTCGAAGTGGAGCAAGTGTTTTAATAGTAAAAAAATCCGAACAGCGGCCGCTGTTCGGATTTTTTTACGCCTCAAGCGCCAGCTTGTAGACGCGGCTGCCGCGCGGCTCGACGGAAAGACGCGCGATTTTGCACGCTGGAAAATGCGGGCGCAGCCGCTGCGCAAGCCGATCTCCTTGACCCGGTTCGGCAAAGACGAGCACCGTCGGCCCCGCTCCGCTCAGCGCCGCACCGATCGCTCCGTATTCAAGAGCGAGCGCCTCCGCCCGCTCGAGTTCCGGAACGAGCTGTCTCCGATACGGCTGATGGAACAAGTCGGCGGCCATCATCCGGCCGGCAAGCTTCCAGTTTTTCGTGAGCAATGCCGCGACGAGAACATTGCTGACGGCGCTCGCCTCGACCGCCCGCTCTCTCGGCCATTGTTCCGGCAGCTGCCCGCGCGCTTTTTTCGTTTCCAGTTCATACTCGGGAATAATGGCGACAAGTTCTACATCCAATTGGGGAATATGGACGACATCCACGCCCGCCCCGCGGCAGCAGCCGATGACCAGCCCCCCGTACAACGAGGCGCCGACATTGTCCGGATGTCCTTCGTATCGGGTCGCCAACTCCATCTTTTGTTCGCGCGGCAACTGAAGCCCAAGCAGCGCGTCGGCGAGCTCAATGCCCGCAACGACCGCCGCCGCGCTGCTCCCGAGTCCGCGCGTAAACGGAATGTCGCTGTACACCTCCACCGCGCAGCTCGGCAGCCGGCGGCCGTGAACATCCGCCGTCTCCGCCGCCACTTGGTACACCAAATTGTCCATCCCGCGCGCAATGCCGATCACTTCCGCTGTTTTCGGCGTAAACGACCACGCATCCGCCAAGCGGACGTCAAGCGTCAAATAACGATTGACCGCGAGCCCGATCGAGTCAAACCCAGGCCCTAAGTTGGCCGTGCTTCCCGGCACGACGATTTTCAACATCTCATCTTCCTTCATGTGCGGACAACCCCTTGCAAATGCTCCAAGACAACTTGTTCATCGTTCGGCAGCACGATCGGTTCAATCGCTGCCGTCTCCAAGGCGATGGATGGATCCTTCAGGCCGTTGCCAGTGAGAACAGCAACGACGAGGCTGCCGCGTTCGATTTCGTTCCGTTCACGCTGCTTGATCACCCCGGCGATGGCGGCGCATGACGCCGGCTCGGCAAAAATGCCTTCCGTTCGGGCGAGCCGCTTGTAGGCGGCCAAAATTTCCGCGTCGCTCACCTCATCAATTTTTCCGCGCGACTCGCTCGCCGCCTCGACCGCTTTGCCCCAGCTCGCCGGATTGCCGATGCGGATCGCGGTCGCCACCGTCTC is a window of Geobacillus kaustophilus DNA encoding:
- a CDS encoding NAD(P)/FAD-dependent oxidoreductase, whose amino-acid sequence is MRQLVLLGGGYGNMRILQRLLPDELPNDIHIILIDRVPYHCLKTEYYALAAGTVSDHHIRVPFPKHPQLVYQFGEVVSIDLDQQLVHLKDGSSVRYDDVVIGLGCEDKYHGVPGAKAHTYSIQSIDKARAAYEALNNLPPKATVGIVGAGLSGVELASELAESRPDLHIKLFDRGERILPMFPKRLSDYVEGWFVEHKVEIVRNSNVTKVEPGVLYNHDEPVECDVIVWTAGIQPNRVVRELNVEKDKQGRVVLTKRHHIPGYENAYVVGDCASLPHSPSAQLAEAQAEQIVQVLQKRWNGEEPPREFPPIKLKGILGSLGKKHGFGLLADRPLTGRVPRLLKSGILWMYKHHHGY
- a CDS encoding IS1182 family transposase, yielding MLQRYQEDRRHIETTVKIDDLVPEDHLVRKLEKAIDFSFIYDMVKDLYSPNHGRPSLDPVVLFKMYLIRYIFGIRSMRETVEQIRTNVAYRWFLGLSLHDPVPHHSTPSKNYTRRFAGTDVFQKIFSRILEEAFQHGLVDPSVVFVDSTHVKASANKRKFTTEMAEVEAKAYQDELEKEIERDRIAHGKSPLPPENDKKKREIKVSKTDPDSGMFVKNERERVFAYSYHTACDRHGWILHTYVTAANVHDSQAFFELFERVKQEIKGCPTDVCIDAGYKTPAIAKYLLEQEIHPIWPYTRPKTKDGFFRKSEFVYDEHFDCYLCPNHQVLSYSTTNREGYREYKSDPSICQGCPSLQKCTASKNHTKVVTRHVWQEYYEEAEHLRYVPEHRELYELRKQTIERNFADLKEKHGLRWTNYRGLERNQMQAMLVCAAMNLKKLANYLWRKGLSFLYVFEYASILVRSSRKTTLKMEQNGYKTTVL
- a CDS encoding YuzD family protein, translated to MTFKPIEICVYGADVICPSCVQLPSSKETYEWLEAALRRKYPDQPFVMTYVDIFAPPADDQAKRKLAQTIVEEDWVYPVVVVEGNVVAEGNPRLKAICAEMEKYGYRPSTPEGKKAE
- the thrB gene encoding homoserine kinase — encoded protein: MKEDEMLKIVVPGSTANLGPGFDSIGLAVNRYLTLDVRLADAWSFTPKTAEVIGIARGMDNLVYQVAAETADVHGRRLPSCAVEVYSDIPFTRGLGSSAAAVVAGIELADALLGLQLPREQKMELATRYEGHPDNVGASLYGGLVIGCCRGAGVDVVHIPQLDVELVAIIPEYELETKKARGQLPEQWPRERAVEASAVSNVLVAALLTKNWKLAGRMMAADLFHQPYRRQLVPELERAEALALEYGAIGAALSGAGPTVLVFAEPGQGDRLAQRLRPHFPACKIARLSVEPRGSRVYKLALEA